The Erigeron canadensis isolate Cc75 chromosome 1, C_canadensis_v1, whole genome shotgun sequence genome segment CGATTATGTACGTTTATCTAAAGTTTCACACAACTTCATTTATATTCTATTGAGGAGTTACTAAACGGTATTATATTTCCGCTAACTATATATTTAGGGTAGTGATATTCTCACGACACTTTTTAGCTATCCACAACAAATATATGCATTTTAACGCACAGTGTACAACAATGTAAAACAattattgttgtagatgactaaCTTGTGTTGTAAGAATATCATTTCTCATGTATTTATTCAAGCATTTTCTTTAGAATACACTTGTACAAACAAGTATTGTTAATGAAGTTTATGGTACTGTTGTGTCCCAAAATCCTACTTGCATTATTTGATTCTCCTTATAGAAGGGTaagttttgaaattgaaaagccGCATCTTTGTGTCATTATCTACGTATAGAGGCTGAAATAAATGCCAACAAAAATGTCATGACATGTTGCACGAGGGTATCAAGTTGTAGTTGATATGTCGTCCAAGAACAACGATCAAATTTGTTTATAGTGTTGGTTGTATACGATGCAAATAAAATGCTTTCCGTGCACATGCTATACGATGCATATAACATGGTGTCCCTCTTTTTTCGATCGGTGGTGTAGTTTCTATTagtagttcattaaaaaaaattcatttttcttaatattttattttaaacggcagaaattttattaaataaatgacCATCTAACAGGATGTTAGAGgccaaaaaaatacaaataaaaattaagaagaCAACAcgttaaaaatatttaaggtatAAGAAAAACTAGAAAACCAACAATACTTTCACCaccattttctcattttattttcttagtgTAATTTAGGATTCTTGTGTCTTTCGCTCCCCTTATGTCTGTTGCCTCAAGCTCCGCCACTGATCCACATCCTCTTAgtcatatatgattatattcATATTAATACCTCTTagtcatatattcatattaataGGTAGAGTTCAAATAGAATACTTTAAGTTAAAAAGACAATTTATATGTTTTCGGCTTAAGATTGGAAACAAGCACAACCTTATTACAAGTTCATATGAAAGAACTAGCACATTATCCatgcaatgcggcgacggtatCGGTGAGACGATCTGGTGGTAGCGGCGACTGGTAGTGATGACAACGATGATTGGTTGTGATGATGACGTTGAGTGGTGTAGTTggtgtaaatgtaattaatagaAAAGTTGTAGTGTAGATATTTTAATAGTTAAGGGTTTGGTGTAAATTGATAAGACGAGAGTTTAGGATGTAAATTGATAAAGATAAGagttatggtgtaaattaatttattaatgacaaatttggtaattttttataaatcacTCCTTGAAAAACATTTCATTAGGAATAAAATGGTCATTTACAATTTagaaatttttaactttttaacacTAAAGGATTATTTGATAATTTTATATAGAggtccttattttgagaactcattttttgtaaaaactcttaaattttatattggatcacatgttttttttattcattcacatgtgaaacgttataaaaatatatgttgcagaagaattttttttttcaaaaaccttatatataattgtttgtcATATGTGAACAGAAAACATGAACAAATTCATTTACAAGTTCACAAAatgctattttgaaggttttttcaaaaagtttcgtttacaacatatatttttatatcatttcacatgtgaatgaacaaaaaaacatgtaaacaaatatataatttatataagagtttttattgttcttaacaaaaataaggaaactcttttatatatatagtaatatatagaTAGCGTCCAACTAAAAAGGAGAATCAAAATTGACATTTACAGAGTTAGCATCAATATTTCACTCTTATTGTGTTATGTGTCGCATCTTTGATACCCTTTTCTAAACCGGCCACAAAGTTTTCAATTCATTAGAATGTAAAAGTCGGTATATAGtttactttattaaaaaaaaatcttatatatgTCCACGTGACGTTCATATGGCATGTAAAATGAAGAgagaaaataaaattgaaagaaacaaatgtgattgatatatatgtatatatatgtatgaaacaaattataaataattaaattattagtaGTAACTAGTAAGTGTAGTATATTTTATGACAggtaatatataaaaacttattaatGAACAAAAGGATACAATGTGACATAATATATAGACGCAAAGATGCTCAAACTCATTCCCCCTCTAGTTTTTGGGTAAATCCTAACTTTGCGGTTTTAACTTTTGTGGTGTTTGTACTGAATCATAAACAGCTGAAACCCATGTCAGCgaaaattggaattgaatgacCTGATGTTAAGAACAATATTATTGTATCACTTCCCGTCTAAAATTACTTCTAATTTAATAATGTTATGTTTAATAGCAATATTTCTTCATAAATAACTCAGAATGACATTTGATATGTAAATGAACTTAAAAAATGAGTTATCTACTATAGCATAACTTACAGATTTTCATGCTtgttgactatatatatataggttcatTGGAGAACCGTTCACATATCAACTATGACAATATTAGATCAACGATCAAATACGGTTATAATGGTTCTTGACCCCGACCGCTCTTAATTTGGGTACGTCATCAGATTAGCCCCTACGAGCTTGAGCTTGAGTTTTTGACCCTGCCATTTTTAACCACATTAAGTAAACTTCAACAACAATTTCATGACATTATGTGTCGCAAAAACCTTCTTTTCTTGTAGTGACACTGACAACCGATATGCTTTTTGTAGTAAGATATGTTTGATAGCATATATTCTTTTTCAATCATATGTAGTTCTCAAGATTCCCTAGTCCAAACAAAGGTAacattattataaagaaatcatagctaataattttttatgtgtatatatatggatgtTTGAGGCAGTGATATGAACGAACTTAATATTCTCATAGTTTGACATATACGGATATGAAGAAACAAAATTTTGTTCTGCCACTACTTTTTATTGTATGCTTGCTTACAACCACCATACCTTCTGTTTTGTCTTCCTCGACTGCAAACCGCTATCACTTTAATGTAATTCCCTCTCTGTCCCTTCCTTACTCAGTTTGTACGTACGTAAAGAATGTTTTCTTGACTCACaataattttgaaagttttgatggCGCGCATTGCGCCATTGTATGTTAAAAGTTGGAACATATAGGGTGCGTTTGGTTGCAGAAAATGTTTTatggtttttcatttctagttttttagaaaatgagaagggtttttattttctagaaaacaaataaagattttgaaaacgcgttctaattgGAAAACTAAAAACATGTTAGGGATGTGAAAGGAGGGAGAGGGgggaaatggaaaatgaaaatggaaaatagaaaacaaggaaaagatgttttcaagttttccattGAAAAATGGAGAACAACTTttctgttttcttggaaaattttcgtagaaaactatgattagaacgcgttttctgttttctaatgttttcttggaaaacaaaaatagaaaacaatggTTGTTTTCTACAACCGAACGCACGCTAGCATGTGTACATCATTTCATTTGATATCTTGAATCTGCCATTTGGTCATATGAATAATGTGTAATTCTAAGAAAAATGAATTTTCCAAAAATGAATTAAAACTTGCTTAAATACTTGATACCAATGCCAGATATACTAGCTTTACAAAATTTTGTTacccaaaacttgtttgacagaTTCAGTTTGCAAAAAGTGTCCATTTTGTCAAAATTTTCTGAATTTTACCTTGCTAGCTACTTGTACTTGTGGTTCGAATACTTCTAATTACTACTTAATTGCAACAAAATTATTTTGACAAAATACAAAGCCCGCAATCGTTGAAAGTAACTTTCAACAACCAGAGCAAGCACTGTTGAGATCATATGGAAGCTAAGACTaattttgtgaacaaatctgaTGTCAGGTCGAATGGAAGAACATAACCCGCTTATGCAGTACTAAAGCCATATTAACAGTGAATGGGAAATATCCAGGACCCACGATAGCTGTAAACGAAGGAGAGAGCGTGGAGATTAAGGTAACCAATGGGGTTTCTTTAAACACAACCATCCATTGGTAAGCTGCATAACTTTTAAAGTAatattatcaagtaaatataCGTTCGGGTTCTCAAATATGACACGTACTGTGTATTGTGGTGAGCAGGCATGGAGTCAAACAACTGAGAACTGGATGGGCCGATGGACCAGCATATGTTACCCAGTGTCCCATAAGACCCGGTGAGTCTTATACATACAAGTTCATGGTCACTGGCCAACGGGGTACCCTGTGGTGGCATGCTCATATTGCTTGGCAGCGTGCAACGGTTTATGGTGCCATCATCATATACCCACGTATGCCTTATCCATTCTCTAAGCCGATTGAAGCTGAAATCCCAATTATATTTGGTACTCATCTTTAACTAGTtttctttatgtatatatttacgTATCTAATCTTTCTTTAACGTAATTTTACTAATGATTATGACTGTATTATCAGGAGAATGGTGGAACTTACCTGTTGAAGGAATAGAAGTTGAGATGAACAAGTATGGCAGTGGTCCGAACTCATCGGATGCTTATACTATTAATGGCTTGCCTGGTTCACTCTACCCGTGCTCAGAAAATGGTAAAGTCTAAAATTCATTAGCAGTCATGAATTCTTCTGTACTCCATACTTTTTCTTGTATGCTATAAAATCTTATAGTATGTAAGTAGCACCCAATGCACTTTTCCACTAGTTATGGGTTTCAATACCGTCTTACTCCTACCTAAGGTATAGATGCTGCTTACAGGTTCTACAAAAGGTAGAAAAAGACCTCTGACATGCCGGACATAAGAATCGAACCCTTGATCTCTGTCACTAGAGACAAGGGCTACAAGCACTTGATCCAACCCGGTTGGTTTATGTATGTTATAAAATCTTCTTATGTATAAATAGTCagaaaaactacaaaaagtCATTCGTTATATTCTTTGTAGAAAATGACATAACACAACTTTTAGTCATAACTACTTCCTTTATAATACAGCCAATGATCacatatattttagaaaatagcTGATTCTTGAAGGACTAGAAAGCCTACAAAAACTTCTTAAAGTTGGACTTGGACCGGTTCAAACCAAAGTGTACGTTTGGTTTATCTTGTTCGAAAAAGGATGCAATATAAGGATTCTGCAGAGCAATTTTAAGCGATTCTGTTGAATTCACTACTTATTTTTGCTAAATATATGGTTATTTCTGCGCAGATACATTTATCCAAACCGTTGAGCAAGGAAAAACCTACATGCTTAGGATCATAAACGCAGCCCTTAACGATGAGCTTTTCTTCACCATTGCTAATCATATACTTAAAGTTGTTGAGATCGATGCTTCATACACAAAACCCTTCGATACCAAAGCCATTATGATTACTCCAGGACAAACAACCACTGTCCTCTTTACAGCAAATCAGCATAACCAAGACTCAGACGGCTTATTTGTCATGGCAGCCAGACCTTACCTCACCACTGTATTCCCATTTGACAACTCTACCACAGTTGGTTTCTTAAAATACAAAGGAACAAAGGCCGACAAAATGACTCTTCCAAAACCATCAAATCTCGTTTTGCCTCACACTCTCCCTTGTATGGAAGATCATAAATATGCCACAAAATTTGTAGCTCGGCTTAGGAGCCTTGCAACTTCTCAATACCCTTGTAAAGTGCCAAAAAAGATTGACAAGCGTGTCGTTATCACCATAAGTCTTAATCTTCAAGATTGTCCGGCTAATCAAACGTGTAAAGGGTATAAAGGGAGACGATTTGCAGCTTCTATGAACAACCAATCATTCATTCGTCCGTTGACATCTATACTTGAATGGCATTACAAAAACTATTCATCTTTGCATTACTCATATGACTTCCCACTGAAGCCACCACAAGTGTTTGATTATACAGGAGTTGATCCATTAACACATAACATAAATCCAAGTTTTGGGACAAAGCTTTTTGCGGTAGAGTATGGGACTAAGTTAGAAATTGTGCTTCAGGATACCGGTTTTCTTAACTTGGAGAATCACCCTATTCACATTCATGGTCATAACTTTTTCGTTGTGGGTAGCGGATTTGGGAATTACGATGAAGAGAAAGATACTGCGAAATATAACCTGGTCGACCCTCCTGAAAGGAACACGGTGGGTGTACCAATGGGGGGATGGGCGGCGGTTCGTATAAATGCAAATAATCCAGGGGTATGGTTTATGCATTGCCATCTTGAAATGCATACTTCTTGGGGTCTTGCTTCAGGTTTCATCGTTAAGAGTGGTCCAAAGCCATCTCAAAGACTACGTCCCCCGCCAAATGATCTTCCACAATGTTGAAATCTATCTTGCTAAACGTATGCCCGGGATTTGGTTAAGATGCTCCAAATGAGGTTTACTTATTGTGttataagtatgatatattaTGTATAAACATTAGAGAAATAGAATCCAATGTATTagatagctagctagctagatatATCGATGCATCTTTTTTCTGTACTTGACCGAAACTACATATACATTGGCTTCAATATGAATTGAACGTTTGGATGAATCATAACTTTGTTTAgctaaataaaatatttgttgatggtaaataaaaaacatggaCATTGTTGATGGTAAGATTTTCACATCAAAGATTTTCAACATGCTTGTTACTAAAACTGGATTGGTATCTTGACCTTATATCTTGAACTCTGGAATCTTAAACTTCCTTATTATCTTGAACTTATTTACTATATTCAGGATCTACAAAACATGCAGGATATTGAATACACTTAATATCTTAGCTTCAAGAAGTACTAAAGCTATTTGCCTACACTATCTTGACTTGGTAAAAAGGGGATCACTATGAAACTGGTCAAGCAACTTATAATTCGGAGTCTGATTACATGACCCCGACTTCACTGATTGCTTTCACTGGCTGATTTCCCCCACCGTTAACAATactctaattaaaaaaaaaaaaaatccagaaTACAAACGAAAACAGCCAAACACATGATGCAGATTAAAACAGGTGCACACACTGACATACTTTAAAATACAACAATTGTGTGAATGACTAAATGTGTTCCAACAAGGCGTAGACAATATTCAGACCCCTTTGCATTAATGCATAATAGACTTAGCAGGCCATGTTAGTGAAGGCCCACATACTCCCTCAATTATCGTATACATCAAACTATCATCATTCATCAACAATCTAGTGGACCACTCGACACCACATAGGACAATCCCCTTCACCAAACTTACATTTACATTGATGGGTTtacataattttaattttgtttaaccatttttatcttaatatatgtcaacaataaataataaacacaaaTTATATGTTCTCGAGTTAGACAATCCAAAGCCAACGACGGAAGAAGCTTGTGGCTGGCCACTGAAACCCTCCTGGCCCCTTCCGGTAGGTACTAATTGAATTTTACGAATTATATATTTCAGTTTGATTTGCACcgtaatttaatatttgttgaaaacCTGTCCAGCAACACATTATGCGGATACGCTTCTGGTGTATATATACTGCAGTGAGTGAGAATTCCTTCTAATGTCATGTACACTGACATATACCCCTTAATCAGTTGTATTTTACATATAGAgcattatcaatatgtcatttTTATGTCATTGTAAATTTACGAGTTCTAgctataattattttttgtcaAACCCATTTATTTGTCTAATACCACCAAACGCTATTATAGAATAGCGATGGCACATAGTCTCATGTtaattaaaagtgaaaatagAAAACTGTGATTATTATGTACATTATATAAACCGTAACACTAACTTGAGTGGCTTAAATTCACCAAACGCTACGTCTATAATAGGATGTTTCTActaagttttataaataataccTACAGGAAAATTTTTATGACATGTAAAAAAGAAGCACAAAAGAATTATATTTTCATGCACATGATAACAAATACATAGTTGCCAAGAGCCCAAGATCCCCATCCTATCCCAAACTTGAACAAACACTACATGCTATTAGATAATTGACAGATAGACACATGAAAtattaaaagtgaaaatatgGAAAGAGTGAGAGGTAAATTATAGAGGATACTGGATGATGAGGAATCGTTGATTTCAGAAGAATCAACCGCTAACGGCAATCCATCACTATTGAGGGGACATGAATCTGGAATGGAATTACCATCTGTGCTCATCATTTTGGCTCTCAGGACAGCTGAAACCGTATGTATGTATGCTGACCTGTTCTTGGCAAGAAGCCATGTCAGACCCATCAGCTCACAATCTTCGTTTTGCATTTTGCTCGTTCGTTCCTCTGACTTACTTGTATTTACAGTATCGACCTTGTGAAGCTGCATATAAGAATATATATCTTACTTCAAAGAGTTATCTGACGACAACATTCTTTAATGTATACACAAATTCTAAAGCACAGCAACGATGGTAACATAGTATCAAAACTCATGGAGGCGCCCATTACATTAGTAATTGCTTATGATTATGAATGGGCCAACTCgggttatattttatattaagcGGGTCAAATATTATAAATGAACTAAAAAGACAATGGGTCATGTGGGTTCAACGGGTTGAATTTGTCCAAAGTCACCTACACCTACACCAATTGACCACTGTAATCATACAGAATATAGTTGCTGTTATCATTTAAGCCGGACCCTTTATGACCTATAACCTAAACTGCATATATGTTGCAACCTCTAACTATATGTAAGTTGAGACGATAGTCAATGTACTTAACATTTATGTGTTTTTCCATTATGTCGATTATTGTGTAAATGCTATTTCGTTATTTTTGAAGCACTTACTACACAGGCTGTTCACAGATAGCAATATGACCTGAAATATTATCTTGGACTTATTCAAGACAGAATTGGATATTGTTATCCAAATGTGATAACTTGAAGGAACAGGGGATAACAGCCCTTGGCATTACTTGCATGGAAAATATTTTTTACTCATTTCTATAAAATTCATTTCAAAGGGACatgatattaatatcaattcGAATAAAGACTAAAACAACTTGATGCAGCTCTTGAACACCAGTTTTCTTTTGGGGACAAAAGGTCTACTGTTGCTAATTAGACCACTAACGGTGCACGATTCATGTTTAATGATCACAAAGGGAATGTAAATAGACAGAAATATTGATAGTGAAATCTGATAAGTTATATTAAAGACTTCATTGTTTCTTTCGAATATTGCAAATTGAAGAGATTAGATATAATATTATACTCCAATAATTCCAAGAACTATGACCCATTTCAATTAAAAATCACACCCAATTGTTATCGAGTGTTCTCGGTTCTTTTTTATTTaggaaaaacaacaaaaagaattaaatattaGCAGAAAGAATAGAAAAGAAGAGATGAATTACACATTTGTCAATCATCCCATTTTTGggatgaaaatatttaaagcAAAATCATCGAACCCCTTTTACTTCGCCTCTCTTACTTTCTTTTCCTTAATGTAAGAAAAACTAAAGAACAACTTTGTTAGAAGTGTTTTCTATCTTTTCTATTCTTAGAAAACTAAAGAACATAGTATCCTTGAGCTTTGACTCTTGTGGTGTGTGTGATGACCCATCTACCAAAAGATTGTAGATTCAAGTCGCATGATAgacattttataaatatgtgtaaCAGTCGTGTGGATTTTTTTGGACGGAACAGTAGTGAGGATGTGTTTAGTTGCCTTtctataacaaaaacaaaaatttactaCTTTCCCCATTGTAAACTACTACTCAAACTGCATTTACCGAGACAAAACAGGCGAGGGACATTAGCACCAAATTAATTCTTACACTTTCGATTTTAAGGATCCTTTTCACTTCAACATATAAGCATAGATATGAACGCTTCGGTTGATCGAtttgtcaaaagaaaaaattacTTTTACCATAACTTTTAGTAAAATTGCACTTTGAAATATTGAAATAATGAATCAACATCAAGAGAATAGTCTTTTTACGGAGAAACAAGAAAGAATGATTTTACTGCTAATAAGTGTGTAAATAACATTGCATtagtttgaaaaatataaaatttacattaaaGTGTTAAAAGTGGTGCATGAGAAACAAAAGAAATCTTCCTAGCCTTATCTATACAACTATACTACAGCATTTAGGTCTATACTTAATCTCTATAGATTTCATAATCTATTTTCATGCTGTAACAAGTAACAACTTATATTTGAATCTATAGTTCCATTATAATACATATACTAGATTTCTAAATCACTTAGTTTAGACGAAACTAAATTTACACCACCCTGCCAACCATGATCAAAAGACCAAAAAAACTATTGAATATTAAACTTTCATTCCATCATGTGTAAATTACTACATTTCCTTCTATAAACTTAGTAGTAGTTAATGTTAGAACACCCAAATCTGCATTAAACATCTTAAACACTTTGGATCAAGAGCAACGACAAGAGCCTCGGCAACCTAGACATCTAAATCTGATTAATTACTAATTCAATACCGCGTTTATTCCAAAGGGAAATGATCTGTGCTGCAGGTTTTCTAATAAAAACCGTTTGCCCATTTTAGTTCATTAAATGTACACTCTGAACCTCAAAATAGCTAGGGATCATGCGCAAATTAACCTAGATATCTGAATGTGATTAATTACTAATTCAATAAGACAATAATATGTTTAGTTGGGAATTGCTACGGGTTTCGTTTTGAACCATCGTTTGGGTTGCCTAAATAGAAATGGGTTTGATACCCAATTTCCAATCACAATATcactaaccaaacacaccctaaaTATTACTAATTTAAGACATGAGCGTGGTAATCACGTGCATAGCTTTACTATCATAATAAAGGCATAAAGCATAACTTTACTTTACCAAAgtacaaagaagaaaaaaaaaagaacagaaaTTACCAGATGAAGTGATTTCAAGCATTTGGAGCAACCATTATTAAAACAATCTTTCTCCAACTTCTTAACTCTATAATTCCCAACCAAATCCCCAACCGAATTAACCGAAAACGCTTCAGGACAGCTCAACGGATGCAACTTAATCCCGCATTCGCAATAAACGACATCACACGATTCATTCAACCTAACCAACTCAATTCCCTTCTTTCTTAGTCCATTTTCAAGATTCTCAACACAAGTTTCAGAGTCATTAGGAAGCAAAGGAAGGTCATGATACATTGCAGTTTGTtgagtatatttatttattttccctAAAGCTGTTGCTGAGTACGCAGAGTATAACCAGGCTGCTAAAACAGGGCAGCATTTGACCCGGTTTAACTCACCCGACCCGTGATGTTTTTTACCCGTACAGGCCGATTTGATGTTTGGGAATAAGTCATTTGGAAGGTCTAATGGACACCCagatgaagaagaggaggaaGATTGTTCTGGGAATGCAGGGATTGTTGTGACTGGTGGTGAAATGGGTTTTGGAATGAAGGGTTGGACCGGGTCGGGTTTAATGGGTAGTGTGTGTAGAAAAAGGAGGAGTAAGAATAATTGTAAGGaagtcttcttcttcttcatggttttagagaatttttttttttgcttttctgAGGGAGGGCATGGGAGAAAAGAGTAAAGGCTGGTGTTTTGCTTTATTTAGGAGAGTGAGTGACTGAGTGAGTGGGTGGGTTTGTAATGGGATTGtgatatatttgtatttattcaaTTATTTCATTTGTTTATTCCAGTATTAATTTAATcaagtttaattaaaatacttggaaaaacTTCAATAAAGATATGATAATTACATGAatgatgaaagaaaaaaaagaaattgattttaactttttaacccAATACATCATCGGTATCGGTATATGAGGAGGTTATAATGTAAGCAAATCTTACTCCTACCAAGATTGCATTTAGTTTAcacctaaatggtaaaaaaaagcCTTTGATCTTTTACATGGAATGATGATTGAATTTTTAACATCTGTttccaaaaatcaaaatatttatcaCTGATCTAAACTAAGCTGCTTTTAcataaataatgatattatcatattaatatcataaaaatgGATAAATTTACAACAATCATACATTAAATATTTGTTCATTATGTTATGTGATTTTTATCTTATGATaaatttgtcaatcttatttgTAGTAATATTACCACTCTAACTATATGAAAATACTCatgatttatttttcaaatttatatttggtcttttaagttaaaaattaaCATGAAAGTCTTTATTGTGAGATAA includes the following:
- the LOC122585075 gene encoding uncharacterized GPI-anchored protein At4g28100, with the protein product MKKKKTSLQLFLLLLFLHTLPIKPDPVQPFIPKPISPPVTTIPAFPEQSSSSSSSGCPLDLPNDLFPNIKSACTGKKHHGSGELNRVKCCPVLAAWLYSAYSATALGKINKYTQQTAMYHDLPLLPNDSETCVENLENGLRKKGIELVRLNESCDVVYCECGIKLHPLSCPEAFSVNSVGDLVGNYRVKKLEKDCFNNGCSKCLKSLHLLHKVDTVNTSKSEERTSKMQNEDCELMGLTWLLAKNRSAYIHTVSAVLRAKMMSTDGNSIPDSCPLNSDGLPLAVDSSEINDSSSSSILYNLPLTLSIFSLLIFHVSICQLSNSM
- the LOC122586214 gene encoding laccase-1, whose translation is MKKQNFVLPLLFIVCLLTTTIPSVLSSSTANRYHFNVIPSLSLPYSVEWKNITRLCSTKAILTVNGKYPGPTIAVNEGESVEIKVTNGVSLNTTIHWHGVKQLRTGWADGPAYVTQCPIRPGESYTYKFMVTGQRGTLWWHAHIAWQRATVYGAIIIYPRMPYPFSKPIEAEIPIIFGEWWNLPVEGIEVEMNKYGSGPNSSDAYTINGLPGSLYPCSENDTFIQTVEQGKTYMLRIINAALNDELFFTIANHILKVVEIDASYTKPFDTKAIMITPGQTTTVLFTANQHNQDSDGLFVMAARPYLTTVFPFDNSTTVGFLKYKGTKADKMTLPKPSNLVLPHTLPCMEDHKYATKFVARLRSLATSQYPCKVPKKIDKRVVITISLNLQDCPANQTCKGYKGRRFAASMNNQSFIRPLTSILEWHYKNYSSLHYSYDFPLKPPQVFDYTGVDPLTHNINPSFGTKLFAVEYGTKLEIVLQDTGFLNLENHPIHIHGHNFFVVGSGFGNYDEEKDTAKYNLVDPPERNTVGVPMGGWAAVRINANNPGVWFMHCHLEMHTSWGLASGFIVKSGPKPSQRLRPPPNDLPQC